The Synergistaceae bacterium genome includes a window with the following:
- a CDS encoding MATE family efflux transporter, which produces MQNKANEQDKKFLLMTTQPVESLVCRLAVPSIVTMMISAIYNMADTFFVARLDIQSPAAVGIVFSYMAFIQAIAFFFGQGSATFISRSLGAKNRNIAEIAASTGFYSVLIVGALIACAGFIWMDELLKLLGSTETIMPYARKYFRYILLGTPLIMSSFVMNNQMRFQGNAWMGMTGITIGAGLNIILDPIFIFVLDMGVAGASLATMIAQFISFIILVRLTEKGDQTPLKISNFRPSIEIYREITAGGLPSLGRQGLASISVAYMNQLAGFYGDLAIAALSVVARVVLFSTAMVLGFGQGFQPVCAFNFGAKKFDRVKRAFKFSVMITSCYCLFVSLTGFIFAENVIALFRPDDPDLIALGARALRYECYIYTTVGFVTITNMFLQSTRKTLRASILAASRQGFMFALALHFGRKFLGLTGIAMAQPNADALTLLIAVPFAISALREMRE; this is translated from the coding sequence TGCAGAATAAAGCAAATGAACAGGATAAAAAATTTTTGTTGATGACGACTCAGCCGGTCGAGAGTCTTGTGTGTCGTCTTGCAGTGCCCTCTATAGTAACTATGATGATAAGTGCAATTTACAATATGGCGGACACTTTTTTTGTTGCGAGACTCGATATTCAATCCCCTGCTGCAGTGGGTATAGTGTTCTCGTACATGGCATTTATTCAGGCAATAGCATTTTTCTTCGGGCAAGGGAGCGCGACATTTATATCACGTTCATTAGGCGCAAAAAATAGAAATATCGCGGAAATTGCAGCCTCAACCGGGTTTTATTCTGTGTTGATTGTCGGAGCATTAATCGCGTGTGCGGGCTTTATCTGGATGGACGAGCTATTAAAGTTATTAGGTTCAACTGAAACTATTATGCCCTATGCGCGAAAATATTTCAGATACATTTTGCTGGGAACGCCGTTAATAATGAGTTCGTTTGTGATGAATAATCAAATGCGTTTTCAGGGTAATGCGTGGATGGGCATGACGGGAATCACAATCGGTGCGGGATTAAATATAATTCTTGATCCGATATTTATATTTGTGCTTGATATGGGGGTTGCAGGGGCTTCACTCGCTACGATGATTGCGCAGTTTATCAGCTTTATAATTCTTGTAAGGCTCACGGAAAAAGGGGATCAGACTCCGTTAAAGATTTCAAATTTTAGGCCAAGCATAGAAATTTATCGTGAAATTACAGCAGGGGGCTTGCCTTCATTAGGTCGTCAGGGGCTTGCAAGTATTTCAGTTGCATACATGAATCAATTAGCAGGTTTTTACGGAGATTTAGCGATTGCAGCATTATCTGTTGTAGCTAGAGTCGTGCTATTTTCTACAGCGATGGTGCTCGGATTCGGTCAAGGCTTTCAACCGGTGTGCGCGTTTAATTTCGGAGCTAAGAAATTTGACAGAGTCAAGCGTGCATTTAAATTTTCTGTCATGATTACAAGTTGTTATTGTTTGTTTGTGAGTCTGACTGGGTTTATTTTTGCAGAAAATGTTATAGCGTTATTCAGGCCTGATGACCCGGATTTAATTGCGTTAGGTGCGAGGGCTTTACGTTATGAGTGCTATATTTATACGACTGTTGGATTTGTAACGATTACTAATATGTTTCTGCAAAGTACGAGAAAGACTCTTAGAGCGAGTATATTAGCTGCTTCCCGTCAAGGCTTTATGTTTGCGCTTGCGTTACATTTCGGGCGTAAATTTTTAGGATTAACTGGGATTGCGATGGCACAGCCGAATGCCGACGCTTTGACGCTGTTAATTGCTGTACCGTTTGCGATTAGTGCTTTGCGTGAGATGAGAGAATAA
- a CDS encoding SH3 domain-containing protein: protein MNWIILALTLGASITSIIHGVFMLFGSLSITGGPLVGMPSTLLASLPIAAAVFALIGGIIAFNQSKWGALFLLLAAGICTAARDTWLYAGIYVFAGLFCFFLKKRQDDYRDIYDDDYDEEDSNPDGRGYTEGEEFFYDDDSSDDFRPSTPLNNSVNLDTLDDGERLDNFQPASQPPAQPPKLRIRSSKTCPTCGMTVARDAKFCSSCGTKLFVMNDLSANSNNQVPDIINKPQNDFTAVPEPQHEPENVSNTVNINMNDGDEMSSAGALPNYRVLVNPGRNNRYNSRHDPEEAASSYQEFSSSKYTKRGKNRRRSPFKRIFGILLLVGAVGGALYFLLSLRKLPPGDLPPMVRPEVIPQPQRRQHNPSASEDISIAQPVENVVVTENILPNFTPDRTPKSGVITGNGVNIRADHSTSSARVTRLSNGSRVEVFDSWTGRSGNLNGTWYHIRTNNREGWVYGQYMQPIGGGLPQGYSNALIKSFGSNKNQLIESLGQPTRSSNTSAEWPGLTVSFRGDDITRVRITQAKHELQNGLKVGMSQTALLQIMGYPSSMSNRVMNYNEGSTTGLSVQLDRNNSITSITVNEVR, encoded by the coding sequence ATGAACTGGATAATTTTAGCGTTGACCTTAGGCGCGTCGATAACTTCAATAATTCATGGAGTGTTTATGTTGTTCGGCTCGCTGTCAATTACGGGAGGGCCTCTTGTTGGTATGCCGTCTACTCTGCTTGCGAGTCTTCCTATTGCTGCGGCTGTTTTTGCTTTAATTGGGGGCATTATCGCATTCAATCAAAGCAAATGGGGAGCGTTATTTTTGCTCTTGGCTGCCGGAATCTGCACAGCTGCACGGGATACTTGGTTATATGCGGGGATTTATGTTTTTGCGGGCTTGTTCTGCTTCTTCCTGAAAAAAAGGCAGGACGACTACAGAGACATTTACGACGATGATTATGATGAAGAGGACTCAAACCCTGATGGACGAGGCTACACAGAAGGCGAAGAATTTTTTTACGACGACGACAGCAGCGACGATTTCAGGCCTTCAACCCCGTTAAATAATAGCGTAAATCTTGACACACTTGACGACGGCGAAAGACTCGACAATTTTCAACCAGCAAGCCAGCCGCCAGCCCAGCCGCCAAAATTGCGTATAAGAAGCTCGAAAACTTGTCCAACATGCGGAATGACTGTCGCACGTGACGCAAAATTTTGTTCTTCCTGCGGGACTAAATTATTTGTCATGAACGATCTTAGCGCAAATAGTAATAATCAAGTCCCTGATATAATAAATAAGCCTCAGAATGATTTTACCGCAGTACCAGAACCGCAGCACGAACCAGAAAACGTAAGCAATACTGTAAATATAAATATGAATGATGGTGATGAAATGAGCAGTGCAGGAGCTTTACCTAATTACAGAGTGTTAGTCAACCCCGGCCGTAATAACAGATATAATTCACGGCATGACCCCGAAGAAGCTGCATCGTCGTATCAGGAATTTAGCAGCTCTAAATACACAAAACGCGGCAAAAACCGCAGGCGTTCACCTTTTAAGCGCATATTCGGAATATTATTATTAGTCGGCGCAGTAGGAGGAGCATTATATTTCTTGCTGAGTCTCCGCAAACTTCCGCCCGGAGATTTGCCGCCTATGGTAAGACCCGAAGTAATTCCCCAGCCTCAAAGACGGCAGCACAACCCTTCAGCGTCTGAAGATATAAGCATAGCTCAGCCAGTTGAAAATGTTGTAGTAACTGAAAATATTTTGCCGAATTTCACTCCAGATAGAACGCCTAAATCAGGAGTTATTACAGGAAACGGAGTCAATATCCGCGCAGATCACTCGACAAGTTCAGCAAGAGTAACACGACTTAGCAACGGCTCAAGAGTCGAAGTCTTTGACTCATGGACTGGCAGATCCGGAAATCTTAACGGCACTTGGTATCACATCAGAACTAATAATCGTGAAGGCTGGGTCTATGGTCAATATATGCAACCAATAGGAGGCGGCCTCCCTCAAGGTTATTCTAATGCGCTGATAAAATCTTTCGGAAGCAACAAGAATCAATTAATTGAATCTCTCGGACAACCGACAAGAAGCTCTAACACGTCAGCAGAATGGCCGGGACTCACTGTTTCATTCAGGGGCGATGACATAACAAGAGTAAGAATCACTCAGGCCAAGCACGAACTACAAAACGGCCTCAAAGTGGGAATGAGTCAGACGGCATTACTTCAAATTATGGGCTATCCTTCAAGCATGAGCAATCGAGTCATGAATTACAACGAGGGAAGCACTACAGGTTTAAGCGTTCAGTTAGACCGCAATAATTCTATAACGTCAATTACAGTTAATGAAGTAAGATAA
- a CDS encoding threonylcarbamoyl-AMP synthase has translation MMTQILTLDKWNPEREKILSAANVINCGGLVAFPTETVYGLGADALNPDSVSKIYLAKGRPSDNPLILHVSSISQAESLVYMNDIARKLAKIFWPGPLTLVLPAKNIVPLQTRGGLSTAAVRMPDNNIALSLIESANTPIAAPSANLSGRPSPTDSESVYNDMNGRIDLILDGGRTGVGLESTVIDVSSSEKILLLRPGGLSRELIESEINMTLGVPDSNSAKRSPGTRYRHYAPSIPVKILCESEIYDSNSGFMGINEPANNFAEKIIFDSPENFAHGLFAGFRELESHNLSCIVVEWPRDNSGINEALRDRIKRAANKT, from the coding sequence ATGATGACCCAAATATTGACCCTCGATAAATGGAATCCTGAACGCGAAAAAATTTTATCGGCTGCAAATGTAATTAATTGCGGGGGACTCGTTGCTTTTCCAACTGAAACTGTATACGGACTCGGTGCAGACGCTTTGAATCCTGATTCAGTCAGCAAAATTTATCTCGCAAAGGGCAGACCGTCGGACAATCCTTTAATTTTACACGTCAGCAGCATATCTCAAGCCGAGTCGCTCGTTTATATGAATGACATAGCAAGAAAGCTCGCAAAAATTTTCTGGCCGGGACCTTTGACTCTAGTTTTACCCGCAAAAAATATAGTCCCGTTACAGACTCGCGGAGGTTTAAGCACTGCTGCTGTTAGAATGCCTGATAATAATATTGCTTTGTCATTGATTGAGAGTGCAAATACTCCCATTGCTGCACCAAGTGCAAATTTAAGCGGACGGCCAAGCCCGACAGATTCAGAAAGCGTTTATAATGACATGAACGGGAGAATTGATTTGATTCTTGACGGAGGCAGAACAGGAGTCGGACTCGAGTCTACTGTAATTGATGTAAGCAGCTCCGAAAAAATTTTATTGCTTCGTCCGGGCGGTTTATCGCGTGAATTAATCGAATCAGAAATAAATATGACTCTCGGCGTACCTGACTCGAACAGCGCTAAGAGATCCCCCGGCACAAGATACAGACATTATGCGCCTTCTATACCAGTTAAAATTTTATGCGAGTCAGAAATTTATGATTCAAATTCGGGCTTTATGGGAATTAATGAGCCTGCTAACAACTTTGCAGAGAAAATAATATTTGATTCACCCGAAAATTTTGCACATGGTTTATTTGCAGGTTTCCGGGAGCTTGAGTCTCATAATCTCTCGTGCATTGTTGTAGAATGGCCGCGCGATAATTCCGGAATAAATGAGGCTCTGCGCGACAGAATAAAACGAGCTGCCAATAAAACGTAA
- the tgt gene encoding tRNA guanosine(34) transglycosylase Tgt: MFEFRIIAECSKTGARAGELITPHGIIKTPVFMPVGTLATVKSMSVRELEEINSQIILGNTYHLYLRPGNEIIGKAGGLHKFMNWNRPILTDSGGFQVFSLAKLQKITDENVLCRSHIDGSQLIMSPEWSMKFQGVLGSDITMCFDQCCEFPASHDKAEEAVRRTTLWAERSKEFFSRNNDPSKQALFGIVQGSIYDDLRERSAKEITNLDFPGYAIGGLSVGETHAEMYHSLDLLNNLMPRNKPRYLMGVGYPLNIVEGISRGVDMFDCVMPTRNGRTGTLFISSGRINMRGKTHADEFFPLDPECDCYTCKNFTRAYLRHLSICGEILGARLNSWHNLRFTIRIAEQAREAIIAGKFPEFLESFIAKFHDDPNIDPR; the protein is encoded by the coding sequence TTGTTTGAATTTAGAATCATAGCTGAATGCAGCAAAACAGGAGCCCGCGCAGGAGAATTAATTACACCTCACGGAATAATAAAGACTCCCGTTTTTATGCCGGTCGGGACTCTTGCGACTGTAAAATCTATGTCAGTGCGCGAACTTGAGGAAATAAACTCGCAAATAATTCTTGGCAACACCTACCATTTATATTTACGTCCGGGAAATGAAATAATCGGGAAGGCCGGCGGTTTACATAAATTTATGAATTGGAATCGTCCCATTTTAACGGACAGCGGCGGATTTCAAGTTTTCTCACTCGCCAAACTGCAAAAAATTACGGACGAAAATGTTTTATGCCGTTCTCACATTGACGGATCGCAATTAATTATGTCGCCTGAATGGTCGATGAAATTTCAAGGCGTATTAGGTTCTGACATAACGATGTGCTTTGACCAGTGCTGCGAATTTCCCGCGAGTCATGACAAGGCAGAAGAGGCAGTAAGGCGCACAACTTTATGGGCTGAACGTTCAAAAGAATTTTTCTCGCGCAATAATGACCCGTCAAAACAGGCGTTATTCGGAATCGTTCAAGGCAGCATTTATGACGATTTACGCGAACGAAGCGCAAAAGAAATAACAAATCTTGATTTTCCCGGTTATGCAATCGGGGGACTCTCTGTCGGCGAGACTCACGCAGAAATGTATCATTCTTTAGATCTGCTGAATAATTTAATGCCGCGCAATAAACCTCGTTACTTAATGGGTGTTGGCTATCCGTTAAATATCGTCGAAGGAATTTCGCGCGGTGTTGATATGTTTGACTGCGTAATGCCGACCCGCAACGGCCGTACAGGGACATTATTTATTTCGTCAGGACGCATTAACATGAGAGGCAAGACTCACGCTGATGAATTTTTCCCGTTAGACCCTGAGTGCGACTGCTACACATGCAAAAATTTCACTCGTGCATATTTACGGCATTTATCAATTTGCGGGGAGATTCTCGGCGCGCGTTTAAATTCGTGGCATAATTTACGCTTTACAATTAGAATCGCAGAACAGGCGCGTGAAGCAATTATCGCCGGTAAATTTCCTGAATTTCTCGAAAGTTTTATAGCAAAATTTCATGATGACCCAAATATTGACCCTCGATAA
- a CDS encoding TatD family hydrolase: protein MNLIDSHCHINSQELRLDSRAVISRARDAGVKKFMNVGCDFEDSCEAAAMAHDFAQFGLYASVGIHPHESGRYNQVPEEFSALIKNERVCAVGEIGLDYHYNHSSREDQHKMFSLQLEFAARENMPVILHIREAMHDAMNILRDYRNLKLLFHCYSGGLEYLDEVLSFDSMCAFGGALTWPGKNGDELREVFKRVPIHNILLETDCPYMAPAPFRGKINEPAYIKYVYDKAAEIKNLDISDLANRIEINAKNFFNWE from the coding sequence ATGAACTTAATAGATTCACATTGTCATATAAATTCGCAAGAGTTGAGGCTTGATTCTCGTGCAGTTATTTCACGTGCAAGAGACGCAGGAGTCAAAAAATTTATGAATGTCGGCTGTGATTTCGAGGATAGCTGCGAGGCTGCTGCAATGGCTCACGATTTCGCACAGTTCGGGTTATACGCTTCTGTCGGGATTCATCCGCATGAGTCCGGGCGTTATAATCAAGTCCCCGAAGAATTTAGCGCGCTCATAAAGAATGAAAGAGTCTGTGCTGTCGGAGAAATCGGCCTTGACTATCATTATAATCATTCAAGCAGAGAGGATCAGCATAAAATGTTTTCTTTGCAGCTCGAATTTGCAGCACGTGAAAATATGCCGGTCATTCTTCACATTAGAGAGGCCATGCACGACGCTATGAATATTTTACGCGATTATAGGAATCTCAAATTATTATTTCACTGTTACAGCGGCGGACTTGAATATCTTGATGAAGTCTTGAGCTTTGACTCTATGTGCGCGTTCGGGGGTGCTTTGACTTGGCCGGGCAAAAACGGTGATGAATTGCGCGAAGTCTTTAAACGTGTTCCGATTCATAATATTTTGCTTGAGACTGATTGTCCGTACATGGCTCCGGCTCCTTTTCGCGGGAAAATAAACGAACCTGCTTATATAAAATATGTATACGACAAAGCAGCAGAGATAAAAAATTTGGATATTTCAGATTTAGCTAATAGAATCGAAATCAACGCAAAAAATTTCTTTAACTGGGAGTGA
- the ribF gene encoding riboflavin biosynthesis protein RibF yields MLVTIGAFDGFHKGHDELLNICARNSINNDWAVISFSPHPAEYLRKIKHSLFSLNERELIRQFLNVPNMFILRFDDELRNLTPLEFWQLIREKFNVDGLVMGSDFHFGRDNSGSAETLKQLAESDRINKIFIAGLLQKNIYSSSLVRKKIYQGDIDSANKILGYPFFMIGEVIAGNQRGRTMNYPTANLKIPANKIVPPYGVYSVSVLVNEKFYPGALSISNNPTFNDVSGTRIETHILDFAENIYGQEIIIFLLDKVRDIKIFPDKDALTAQINNDVIECRKIYNEAIKDFDTRNFLERSREIYIASDLQVEIINLAGRLNK; encoded by the coding sequence ATGTTAGTTACAATCGGAGCATTTGACGGTTTTCACAAGGGGCATGACGAACTATTAAATATCTGCGCTCGCAATTCTATAAATAATGACTGGGCTGTAATCTCGTTTTCACCTCATCCGGCGGAATATCTGCGGAAAATTAAGCATTCTTTATTTTCACTCAATGAGCGCGAGTTAATCAGGCAATTTTTGAACGTTCCTAATATGTTTATTTTACGCTTTGACGATGAATTAAGAAATTTGACACCGTTAGAGTTCTGGCAGTTGATTCGCGAAAAATTTAACGTTGACGGTCTTGTAATGGGGAGCGATTTTCATTTTGGGCGCGATAATTCAGGAAGTGCAGAGACTTTAAAGCAGCTTGCAGAATCCGACAGAATCAACAAAATTTTTATAGCCGGACTCCTGCAAAAAAATATATATTCGAGTTCACTTGTGCGCAAAAAAATTTATCAGGGCGATATTGACAGCGCAAATAAAATTTTAGGTTACCCGTTTTTCATGATTGGTGAAGTAATTGCAGGTAATCAACGAGGCCGGACGATGAATTATCCTACAGCAAATTTGAAGATTCCAGCAAATAAAATCGTGCCTCCATACGGCGTTTATTCTGTTAGTGTGCTTGTGAATGAAAAATTTTATCCCGGTGCTTTGTCAATCAGCAATAACCCGACATTTAATGACGTGAGCGGGACAAGAATCGAGACTCATATATTAGATTTTGCAGAAAATATTTATGGTCAGGAGATAATTATTTTTTTGCTCGACAAGGTGCGGGATATAAAAATTTTTCCGGATAAAGACGCGTTAACGGCGCAGATAAATAATGACGTAATAGAATGCAGAAAAATTTATAATGAAGCAATAAAAGATTTTGACACAAGAAATTTTCTCGAACGCTCACGGGAAATATATATAGCAAGTGATTTGCAAGTTGAGATAATAAATTTAGCAGGAAGGTTGAATAAATGA
- the truB gene encoding tRNA pseudouridine(55) synthase TruB: MNALVLINKPVNIRSTQCVAMVKKQLGGYKVGHAGTLDSTASGLLILLIDKATRLSGFIMSLPKVYRAVIQFGSETDTCDYSGEIIESRGFENLDEKMLLDSLYKFSGWRMQSPPEISAVKIEGKPAYKLARSGQSPEMKARPVFFREINIISPYNSESGTIELEISCSKGTYIRSLARDLGKITGSGAYIKSLVRVSTGNFTVNDANELDDNFKFTHLDELAKNYNRIYISERDSKSFLNGMSILLRNSERVSQGLAVMNNIICVEGDSFIGFGTYAGYDYVKPLVTVMKE; encoded by the coding sequence ATGAATGCACTAGTACTGATTAACAAGCCTGTAAATATTCGCAGCACTCAATGTGTAGCAATGGTGAAAAAGCAGCTCGGAGGCTATAAAGTAGGTCATGCAGGAACACTTGACTCTACTGCGTCGGGGCTGCTGATTTTGCTTATTGACAAGGCGACGAGACTCAGCGGTTTTATTATGTCATTGCCGAAAGTTTATCGTGCTGTGATTCAATTCGGGAGCGAGACAGATACATGCGATTATTCGGGTGAAATTATTGAGTCGCGGGGCTTTGAGAATCTCGACGAAAAAATGTTACTTGACTCGTTATATAAATTTTCAGGCTGGAGAATGCAGAGTCCTCCGGAAATTTCAGCTGTCAAAATCGAAGGTAAGCCCGCATACAAGCTCGCCCGTTCAGGTCAGAGTCCCGAAATGAAAGCTCGTCCGGTTTTCTTTCGTGAGATAAATATAATTTCGCCCTATAACAGCGAGTCCGGCACGATTGAATTAGAAATTTCCTGCAGTAAAGGAACATATATAAGGAGTCTTGCGCGCGATCTCGGAAAAATCACAGGTTCAGGAGCTTACATTAAATCGCTTGTGAGAGTCTCGACCGGAAATTTTACGGTTAATGACGCAAACGAACTCGACGACAATTTTAAATTTACGCATTTAGACGAGCTTGCGAAAAATTATAATCGAATCTACATATCAGAACGCGACTCTAAAAGTTTTCTCAACGGTATGAGCATTTTACTTCGCAATAGTGAGAGAGTCTCTCAGGGCTTGGCCGTGATGAATAATATAATTTGTGTTGAGGGAGATTCTTTTATCGGGTTCGGGACTTACGCGGGCTATGATTATGTAAAGCCTTTAGTTACTGTCATGAAAGAGTGA
- a CDS encoding bifunctional oligoribonuclease/PAP phosphatase NrnA: MTQTKNLFEASRVLKKFQNWVIFAHNKTDGDAAGSVSALFTMGHNLGKNVKWLGADLDLPLTYKFLANTDKYISCEKLDFNEPETLYIFLDCSNELRTYINGFDSSKNINSLNIDHHEDNTFFAQINCVDGRASSTCEMLYRVFKSDNWPITREIAESLYTGLFTDTGGFNFSNTGPESHLMAADLLLSGVDPARISDFIMQNKTRASFNLWARAFERVKILDEIFAVSYLSADDFRETGAKLTDTEGLPSTLMTLRNIKFAVMIHESFDGLIRASFRSREGSPFNAGEVARLFNGGGHERAAGATLEGSLNELVDRIENFLTSKYHECTSTD, translated from the coding sequence ATGACGCAGACGAAGAATTTATTTGAGGCTTCACGAGTCCTGAAAAAATTTCAGAACTGGGTTATATTTGCTCACAATAAGACCGACGGTGATGCAGCAGGTTCCGTCAGTGCATTATTTACGATGGGTCATAATCTCGGAAAAAATGTAAAGTGGCTCGGTGCTGACTTAGATTTGCCGCTGACTTATAAATTTTTAGCTAACACTGATAAATATATCTCGTGCGAAAAATTAGACTTTAACGAACCTGAAACGCTTTATATTTTCCTTGACTGCTCGAACGAGTTGCGCACATATATTAACGGCTTTGACTCCAGCAAAAATATTAATTCGCTGAATATCGATCATCACGAGGACAATACTTTTTTTGCGCAAATTAATTGTGTTGACGGCCGGGCTTCTTCAACGTGCGAAATGCTTTATAGAGTCTTCAAGTCCGATAACTGGCCGATAACGCGCGAGATAGCCGAGAGTCTTTACACGGGATTATTTACTGATACTGGAGGATTCAATTTTTCTAATACAGGGCCGGAGAGTCATTTAATGGCGGCTGATTTATTATTGTCGGGCGTGGATCCTGCGAGAATAAGCGATTTCATTATGCAGAACAAGACTCGGGCAAGTTTTAATTTATGGGCGAGGGCATTTGAGCGCGTGAAGATTCTTGATGAAATTTTTGCGGTCTCTTATTTGTCAGCTGATGATTTCAGGGAAACCGGCGCGAAATTAACTGATACAGAAGGGCTCCCAAGTACGTTAATGACTCTGAGAAATATAAAATTTGCTGTAATGATTCATGAAAGTTTTGACGGGCTTATCCGCGCAAGTTTTAGATCTCGTGAAGGAAGCCCATTCAACGCGGGAGAAGTCGCAAGATTATTCAACGGCGGAGGTCATGAACGTGCGGCAGGTGCGACTCTTGAAGGCTCATTAAATGAATTAGTTGACAGAATAGAAAATTTTTTGACGAGCAAATATCATGAATGCACTAGTACTGATTAA
- the rbfA gene encoding 30S ribosome-binding factor RbfA: MSNNLRMARINKQLQREIALIIETRVKKSSVKGTIITGVECSKDLERAKVFFTALEFRKCPGILRDLNEIKGAIRGMLGENIKLRRVPELEFFIDGSSEYGAKIDSILDKLGLIDHDADEEFI, translated from the coding sequence ATGAGCAATAATTTACGCATGGCAAGAATTAACAAGCAGTTACAGCGCGAAATTGCTTTAATAATCGAGACCAGAGTCAAGAAATCAAGCGTGAAGGGAACAATCATAACCGGTGTTGAATGCAGCAAGGATTTAGAACGCGCAAAAGTTTTCTTCACGGCCTTAGAGTTTCGCAAATGTCCGGGAATTTTACGCGATTTGAACGAGATTAAGGGCGCAATAAGGGGCATGCTCGGTGAAAATATTAAATTACGCCGAGTCCCTGAACTTGAATTCTTTATTGACGGAAGCAGCGAATACGGCGCAAAAATTGACAGCATTCTTGATAAATTAGGACTGATTGATCATGACGCAGACGAAGAATTTATTTGA